A genomic window from Silene latifolia isolate original U9 population chromosome Y, ASM4854445v1, whole genome shotgun sequence includes:
- the LOC141627846 gene encoding uncharacterized protein LOC141627846 yields MKLTVHGDSSLVINQVTESWKIKSSSLAPYRAKIEELEKLFEEVRYVYLPREENQFADTLSKLAALINIPDHMDSMPLCVERRSSPAYVNAVDDAEESEAEPWYASIVRFKEAGEYPADLDTRGKRALRMLSAQFVKTNDGQLYKKTKTGVSCCDASTRQRQKRSWKKSTTGNVGRI; encoded by the coding sequence ATGAAGTTGACAGTACACGGGGATTCCTCCTTGGTCATCAATCAAGTGACGGAGTCATGGAAGATCAAAAGTAGCAGCCTGGCACCCTACCGGGCTAAGATAGAAGAGCTAGAAAAACTCTTCGAAGAGGTGCGATATGTGTACCTCCCAAGGGAGGAAAATCAGTTCGCTGACACACTGTCAAAACTGGCAGCATTGATAAACATCCCTGATCATATGGATAGCATGCCATTGTGTGTCGAACGAAGGTCTTCACCAGCTTATGTAAATGCTGTCGATGATGCCGAGGAAAGCGAagccgaaccttggtatgcatCCATTGTGAGATTCAAAGAAGCAGGAGAATACCCTGCAGACCTCGATACACGTGGAAAGCGTGCATTGCGAATGTTATCCGCCCAATTCGTTAAAACTAACGATGGACAATTGTATAAGAAGACAAAGACGGGGGTGTCCTGTTGCGATGCGTCGACAAGACAACGTCAGAaaaggtcatggaagaagtccacaacGGGGAATGTGGGCCGCATATGA
- the LOC141627845 gene encoding uncharacterized protein LOC141627845: MSDNYKEWPEKIPFALWGYRTSIETTGATPYYLVYGMEARQPIESEVPSLRILLESQVPEADWVQARYDSLVLLDERRLNALYHVQLYQKRIERAFNKKVKPRGINEGDLVLKSVRALLPVDPRGKFKPNWPGPYLVKKILTGGADV, encoded by the coding sequence ATGTCTGACAATTACAAGGAGTGGCCGGAGAAGATACCCTTCGCGTTGTGGGGATATAGAACATCCATCGAAACCACAGGGGCAACCCCGTACTATCTAGTTTACGGGATGGAAGCAAGACAACCGATCGAATCGGAAGTACCCTCCCTACGCATCTTGCTCGAAAGCCAGGTCCCGGAAGCGGATTGGGTCCAAGCCAGATATGATTCGTTGGTGTTGCTTGATGAGCGTCGTTTGAATGCGTTGTATCATGTTcagctctatcagaaaaggatagagcgggcttttaacaagaaggtgaagcCCAGGGGAATTAATGAAggcgatttagttctcaaatcagtaAGGGCTCTATTACCGGTCGATCCAAGAGGGAAGTTTAAGCCTAATTGGCCCGGTCCTTATCTCGTGAAGAAGATACTCACAGGAGGCGCGGACGTTTGA